In Sphingobacteriaceae bacterium, one genomic interval encodes:
- the atpB gene encoding F0F1 ATP synthase subunit A: MSSIGSTFWKIKSVYLLILCLLAAPTFSSEPDEVEHAAIAHTEHNDEEKVNITKVAFEHILDSHSWHLWGEGHDAVAIPLPCIIYSNTKGLQFFSSSVFEHGHAEYNGYRLVEEEIVSNDEAEKIYDFSITKNAAQLLISAFVMFLLFTSIARAYQKTGVTSAPKGKQSFFEPLITFVRDDIAQTNIGHGYEKYVPYLLTVFFLILINNVFGMLPIGANLTGNIAFTFVMALITLLVTNLGANKYYWGHIFMPPTPKALWPMMIPLEIVGIFTKPFALMIRLFANMTAGHIIIISLVGLIFIFKTLWISPLSIAFGLFIDVLECLVALLQAYIFTLLTALFIGSARVEHHHEESGEKH; this comes from the coding sequence ATGAGTTCGATTGGCAGTACATTTTGGAAAATTAAAAGCGTTTATCTGTTAATTCTATGTTTATTAGCAGCGCCTACATTTTCATCTGAGCCGGACGAAGTTGAACACGCCGCTATTGCCCACACCGAACACAATGATGAGGAAAAAGTAAATATAACCAAAGTAGCTTTTGAACACATTTTGGATTCGCACTCTTGGCACTTGTGGGGAGAAGGACACGATGCCGTTGCTATCCCACTTCCGTGTATAATTTATTCTAACACCAAAGGTCTTCAGTTTTTTTCATCTTCGGTTTTTGAGCATGGACATGCAGAATATAACGGTTACCGGTTAGTGGAAGAGGAAATTGTATCAAATGATGAAGCTGAAAAAATTTATGATTTTTCGATTACAAAAAATGCTGCGCAATTACTTATTTCGGCCTTTGTCATGTTTTTACTTTTCACATCCATTGCCCGCGCTTATCAAAAAACCGGCGTTACCTCCGCTCCTAAAGGAAAGCAGTCTTTTTTCGAGCCTTTAATTACTTTTGTTAGAGATGATATTGCGCAAACCAATATTGGTCACGGATATGAAAAATACGTTCCCTACCTGTTAACGGTTTTCTTTTTAATATTGATAAACAACGTATTCGGAATGCTTCCTATTGGCGCCAACTTAACCGGTAATATTGCATTTACTTTCGTGATGGCTTTAATTACTTTATTGGTAACCAATTTAGGGGCCAACAAATATTATTGGGGACATATTTTTATGCCACCTACACCCAAAGCGCTATGGCCCATGATGATCCCTTTAGAAATTGTAGGTATCTTCACAAAGCCCTTTGCTTTAATGATACGTTTATTCGCTAACATGACAGCCGGGCACATCATCATAATTAGTTTAGTTGGCCTGATATTTATTTTTAAAACTTTATGGATTTCTCCTTTGTCCATCGCATTTGGATTGTTTATTGACGTATTAGAATGCTTAGTTGCGCTTTTACAGGCTTATATTTTTACATTATTAACCGCATTATTTATTGGTTCCGCAAGGGTTGAACATCACCATGAAGAATCAGGAGAAAAACATTAA
- a CDS encoding EVE domain-containing protein, with protein MNYWLIKSEPNVYSWDTFVKDKKVVWDGVRNYAARNNLKAMKRGDLALFYHSNIGLNIVGVAEVTKASFQDPTTLEEAWVAVEFKPHSVFKKPIGLNEIKSHPLLKSMKLVKISRLSVSDVAPEEYTIICELAQCTRLKK; from the coding sequence ATGAATTATTGGTTAATAAAATCTGAACCTAATGTATATAGCTGGGATACCTTTGTGAAGGATAAAAAAGTGGTTTGGGACGGAGTCAGAAATTACGCGGCCAGAAATAACCTAAAGGCAATGAAAAGGGGCGACTTGGCTTTGTTTTATCACAGTAACATTGGATTGAATATAGTTGGGGTAGCGGAAGTTACCAAAGCAAGCTTTCAGGATCCTACCACTCTAGAAGAAGCCTGGGTTGCTGTTGAATTTAAACCACACAGTGTTTTTAAAAAACCAATTGGTTTAAACGAAATCAAATCTCACCCCTTATTAAAAAGCATGAAACTTGTAAAAATTTCAAGATTAAGCGTTAGCGACGTTGCTCCTGAGGAATATACTATAATTTGCGAACTGGCGCAGTGCACAAGGCTTAAAAAATGA
- a CDS encoding SDR family NAD(P)-dependent oxidoreductase: MGDKFKNKVVLITGSSAGLGKVTALEFCAKGAKVILNGRNENKLKKAQNDFKMLGFEANYFVANCSIYEDCCKLTNFVLDTFGKIDIVIANASYSMNAGFEDSSPHVFKETIDSNIYSVIMPLFTFLPHLKKTSGSFIIISSVAALHGLPTASAYCVGKMALTSLYQSISAELSMYDLHLGIIYLGFIENDKNKTTFNGTGMQVAVPNRNKFLQQPQKKVAGSIIKMVQFRRSKMILGITGKFMFFLTHYFPGLVLWIAKKNQQKIGIKKQNEVVLRNQ; the protein is encoded by the coding sequence ATGGGCGACAAATTTAAAAACAAAGTAGTATTAATAACTGGGTCAAGCGCTGGTTTGGGAAAAGTAACGGCTTTGGAATTTTGCGCTAAGGGGGCTAAGGTAATCCTTAATGGCAGAAACGAGAACAAGCTCAAAAAAGCGCAAAACGATTTTAAAATGCTCGGATTTGAAGCGAATTATTTTGTAGCCAACTGTTCTATATATGAAGACTGTTGTAAATTAACCAATTTCGTATTAGATACATTCGGTAAAATTGATATCGTTATAGCCAACGCAAGTTATAGTATGAACGCGGGGTTTGAAGATTCAAGCCCTCATGTCTTTAAAGAAACAATAGATAGTAATATTTATAGCGTAATAATGCCACTTTTTACTTTTTTACCCCACCTTAAAAAAACATCAGGAAGTTTTATCATTATAAGTTCAGTAGCTGCATTACATGGTTTACCAACGGCTTCTGCATATTGTGTTGGGAAAATGGCACTTACATCCTTATATCAGTCAATTTCTGCAGAATTAAGTATGTATGACCTGCACTTAGGTATAATTTACCTTGGCTTTATAGAAAATGATAAAAATAAAACGACATTTAATGGAACGGGAATGCAAGTGGCTGTACCAAACCGAAATAAATTTCTTCAACAGCCACAGAAAAAAGTGGCCGGTTCAATAATTAAAATGGTTCAATTTCGAAGATCAAAAATGATCTTAGGCATAACCGGTAAATTCATGTTTTTCTTAACACATTATTTTCCCGGCTTAGTACTTTGGATTGCTAAAAAGAATCAACAAAAAATAGGTATAAAAAAGCAAAATGAAGTTGTGCTAAGAAACCAGTAA
- the atpE gene encoding ATP synthase F0 subunit C codes for MTGSIAAIGAGLSVIGAGIGIGQIGGHAVEAIARQPEMYNKIQTTMIIAAALIEGVALFGVVVALMQGGN; via the coding sequence ATGACTGGAAGTATCGCAGCAATCGGTGCAGGTTTATCGGTGATAGGAGCCGGAATCGGTATCGGACAAATCGGAGGTCATGCAGTAGAAGCTATTGCACGTCAACCTGAGATGTACAACAAAATTCAAACAACAATGATTATTGCAGCAGCTCTTATCGAGGGTGTTGCTTTATTCGGTGTAGTTGTAGCCTTAATGCAAGGCGGAAACTAA
- a CDS encoding F0F1 ATP synthase subunit alpha: MADIKPAEVSAILRQQLSGFKSEAELEEVGSVLQVGDGIARIYGLSKVQSGELIEFETGLQAIVLNLEEDNIGAVLLGPSEGIKEGSSVKRTGRIASLNVGEGMLGRVVDTLGNPIDGKGPIQGKTYEMPLERKAPGVIYRQPVTEPLQTGIKAIDAMIPIGRGQRELVIGDRQTGKTAVCIDTIINQKEFFEAGKPVFCIYVAIGQKGSTVANIVRVLEENGAMAYTVVVAANASDPAPLQFYAPFAGAAIGEFFRDTGRPALIVFDDLSKQAVAYREVSLLLRRPPGREAYPGDVFYLHSRLLERAAKINASDVIAKSMNDLPESIKDLVKGGGSLTALPIIETQAGDVSAYIPTNVISITDGQIFLEGNLFNSGVRPAINVGISVSRVGGNAQIKSMKKVAGTLKLDQAQYRELEAFAKFGSDLDAATKSILDKGARNVEILKQGQFSPLRVEQQIAIIYLGTKNLLRAVPVNKVREFEKEFLDVLERKHKSTLDELKAGKYTDEITNVLEAVAKDLTGKYN; the protein is encoded by the coding sequence ATGGCTGATATAAAACCCGCAGAAGTATCTGCAATACTTAGACAACAATTAAGCGGCTTCAAAAGCGAAGCTGAATTGGAAGAAGTTGGTTCTGTTTTACAAGTAGGAGACGGAATTGCTCGTATTTATGGATTGTCTAAAGTACAGTCCGGTGAATTAATTGAATTTGAAACAGGATTGCAAGCAATTGTATTAAACCTGGAAGAAGATAATATTGGAGCTGTATTATTAGGACCAAGCGAAGGAATTAAAGAAGGAAGTTCTGTAAAAAGAACCGGAAGAATTGCCTCCTTAAATGTGGGTGAAGGTATGTTGGGCCGTGTTGTGGATACATTAGGAAATCCGATTGATGGAAAAGGCCCTATTCAAGGAAAAACATACGAAATGCCTTTGGAAAGAAAAGCCCCGGGTGTAATTTATCGTCAACCGGTTACTGAGCCTCTACAAACCGGAATTAAAGCCATTGATGCCATGATTCCAATTGGTCGCGGACAACGTGAGTTGGTAATTGGCGATCGTCAAACCGGAAAAACAGCAGTTTGTATTGATACCATTATTAATCAAAAAGAGTTTTTTGAAGCGGGTAAGCCGGTATTTTGTATTTATGTTGCCATTGGTCAAAAAGGATCTACCGTTGCAAACATCGTGCGTGTATTAGAAGAAAACGGAGCTATGGCTTATACCGTTGTTGTTGCAGCTAACGCTTCTGACCCTGCACCATTACAATTTTACGCTCCATTTGCCGGCGCTGCTATTGGAGAATTTTTCAGAGATACCGGAAGACCTGCATTAATTGTATTTGATGACCTTTCCAAACAAGCAGTAGCTTATCGTGAGGTTTCCTTATTATTACGCCGACCTCCCGGACGTGAAGCTTATCCCGGTGACGTGTTTTACTTACACAGCCGTTTATTAGAAAGAGCTGCAAAAATTAATGCATCTGATGTAATTGCTAAAAGCATGAATGATTTACCTGAATCTATCAAAGATTTGGTGAAAGGCGGAGGATCATTAACCGCATTACCAATTATTGAAACACAAGCGGGCGACGTATCTGCATATATTCCAACCAACGTAATTTCTATTACCGATGGACAAATATTTTTAGAAGGTAATTTATTTAACTCCGGTGTTAGACCGGCCATTAACGTAGGTATTTCCGTATCTCGTGTAGGTGGAAATGCACAAATCAAATCAATGAAAAAAGTTGCCGGAACTCTTAAATTAGATCAGGCACAATACCGCGAATTAGAAGCCTTTGCTAAATTTGGTTCAGACCTGGATGCGGCTACTAAATCTATCTTAGATAAAGGCGCACGAAATGTTGAAATTTTAAAACAAGGTCAATTTTCGCCTTTGCGCGTAGAACAGCAAATTGCTATTATTTATTTAGGAACTAAAAATTTATTAAGAGCAGTGCCTGTAAATAAAGTGAGAGAGTTTGAAAAAGAATTTTTAGATGTTTTGGAACGTAAGCACAAATCAACTTTAGACGAATTAAAAGCCGGAAAATATACAGACGAAATAACGAATGTATTGGAGGCAGTTGCTAAAGATTTAACAGGTAAATATAATTAA
- a CDS encoding F0F1 ATP synthase subunit B codes for MNNLLILSSLTTPGIGLIFWTTIVFILLVVLLSKYAWKPILSAIKTREEGIEKALASAQSALNDMRELKENNEKILAQAREERDNMLKEARDTKEAIIAEAKTKASKESERIVAAAREQINNEKNAAITELKNQVATLSIEIAEKILKSELSSDEKQKTLVNSFMKDINMN; via the coding sequence ATGAATAATCTTTTAATACTAAGTTCGCTTACAACTCCCGGAATAGGGTTAATATTTTGGACAACCATTGTATTTATTTTATTGGTTGTATTGTTAAGCAAATATGCATGGAAACCTATATTAAGCGCAATAAAAACGCGCGAAGAAGGAATTGAAAAAGCTTTAGCGAGTGCGCAAAGTGCTTTAAATGACATGCGTGAGTTAAAAGAAAACAATGAAAAGATATTGGCACAGGCCAGAGAAGAGCGTGATAATATGTTGAAAGAGGCCAGAGACACCAAAGAAGCTATTATTGCCGAAGCTAAAACTAAAGCTTCTAAAGAAAGCGAAAGAATAGTAGCAGCTGCAAGAGAACAAATAAATAACGAAAAAAATGCAGCGATTACAGAATTAAAAAATCAAGTGGCTACTTTATCTATTGAAATAGCTGAGAAAATATTAAAGTCAGAACTGTCGAGCGACGAAAAACAAAAAACGTTGGTAAACAGTTTTATGAAAGACATAAATATGAATTAA
- the atpH gene encoding ATP synthase F1 subunit delta: MIVASRYAKSLLDLSIENKQLEVVRKDMQIIDSLCKSNREFVLLLESPVVNTDKKIAILKSIFEKNISTLSLSFLNLIASKRRENYISHIASSFDAQYKIYKNITTVKIESAIALDAKLKESVLSLVKQNVKGEIELMEKVNPSLIGGFILTINDKQIDQSIASKLNKLKKDFSGNLFVPSMN; encoded by the coding sequence ATGATTGTTGCTTCACGATACGCTAAATCCCTTCTCGATCTTTCCATCGAAAACAAACAACTGGAAGTTGTCAGAAAGGACATGCAAATCATTGACTCTTTATGTAAGTCTAATCGTGAGTTTGTTTTGTTGTTAGAAAGTCCGGTAGTAAATACCGATAAAAAAATAGCCATCTTAAAATCTATCTTTGAAAAAAATATTTCCACCCTTTCTTTAAGTTTTTTAAACCTAATCGCCTCCAAGCGCAGAGAAAATTATATTTCACACATTGCTTCATCATTCGACGCTCAATATAAAATTTATAAAAATATCACAACAGTTAAAATTGAAAGTGCTATTGCTTTGGACGCGAAACTAAAAGAAAGTGTTTTAAGTTTAGTAAAACAAAATGTAAAGGGAGAAATTGAATTAATGGAAAAAGTAAATCCTTCCTTAATTGGCGGCTTTATTTTAACTATTAACGATAAACAAATTGATCAAAGCATTGCAAGCAAATTAAATAAATTAAAAAAAGATTTTTCAGGGAACCTATTTGTTCCTAGTATGAATTAA